One window of the Colletotrichum destructivum chromosome 6, complete sequence genome contains the following:
- a CDS encoding Putative golgi apparatus membrane protein TVP23 — protein MDSSQQQQEAPGSLSWRLSSHPITLLTFLSFRISSVLVYFLGLWIIRSMIMIFIITILLLAADFYYLKNIAGRRLVGLRWWNEVDAQTGDSQWVFESSEPGTKTINPTDSRFFWLALYTQPILWVLLAIFALVRLQFLWLPLVVIALVLTIMNAMAFSRCDKFSHASNMAGSALYSGGLAGSIASNMVGRLFNRG, from the exons ATGGATTCCtcgcaacagcagcaagaaGCCCCAGGCTCCCTGAGCTGGCGATTGAGCTCGCATCCCATCACTCTGTTGACCTTTCTGTCGTTTCGGATAT CAAGCGTTCTCGTGTACTTCCTGGGATTGTGGATCATCAGAAGCAT GATCATGATtttcatcatcaccatccttctcctcgccgccgactttTACTATCTCAAGAACATCGCCGGCCGCCGACTCGTAGGACTTCGGTGGTGGAACGAGGTGGATGCGCAGACGGGCGACTCGCAGTGGGTCTTTGAGAGCAGCGAGCCGGGGACCAAGACAATCAACCCGACCGACAGCCGCTTCTTCTGGCTTGCTCTTTACACTCAGCCAATCCTCTGGGTactcctcgccatcttcgcACTCGTACGGTTGCAATTCCTGTGGTTGCCGCTTGTTG TCATCGCCTTGGTTCTAACCATCATGAACGccatggccttctcgaggTGCGATAAGTTCAGTCACGCGTCCAACATGGCCGGAAGCGCCCTCTACTCTGGTGGCCTGGCAGGCAGTATCGCGAGTAACATGGTAGGTCGGTTATTCAACCGTGGCTGA
- a CDS encoding Putative hpcH/HpaI aldolase/citrate lyase domain, citrate lyase beta subunit codes for MAARSSSIVRRALLYVPSSSEKMLAKSLGLKSDNVTYDLEDSVTPSLKTQARGQLRSFLEKNASRPPFISELAVRINAVETKYALDDLTSLGALPNVDAVVVPKVNSAADLTYVTDVLRHVAPERHASTSQNPIKIIALVESARSIMNLPEICKASPYLSGLVFAAEDFALDLSLTRTPSLTEFLYARSAIVTAARAADLPSAIDLVCTSFRGDEGSKRLEEESLGGKSMGFNGKQCIHPNQVALVQKLFAPGEKEVEWAVRVAIADEKASKAGRGAWTLDGMMIDAPVTGKANAIIAKAEKCDLDVASLRQKWKGQEPE; via the exons ATGGCAGCCAGGTCCTCTTCAATCGTCCGCCGAGCGCTGCTCTATG tgccctcgtcgtcggaaAAGATGCTCGCCAAGTCGTTGGGCCTAAAGTCCGATAACGTGACGTATGATCTTGAGGACTCCGTGACGCCTTCCTTAAAGACACAGGCCCGGGGTCAACTTCGGTCTTTTCTCGAGAAGAATGCTTCGCGACCACCGTTCATCTCCGAACTAGCCGTACGGATTAACGCTGTGGAAACCAAGTATGCTCTGGACGATCTGACTTCCCTCGGCGCACTCCCCAACGTCGATGCTGTCGTAGTCCCAAAAGTCaactccgccgccgacttaACATACGTCACCGATGTATTGCGTCACGTAGCTCCCGAGAGACACGCATCAACGTCCCAGAATCCCATCAAGATCATTGCCTTGGTTGAGTCTGCTCGGTCAATTATGAACCTACCCGAAATTTGCAAGGCGTCACCCTACCTCAGTGGTCTAGTATTTGCTGCCGAGGATTTCGCCCTGGATTTATCTCTGACGAGAACGCCTTCCCTTACGGAGTTTTTGTATGCGCGATCAGCCATCGTTaccgcggcgagggccgccgACTTGCCTAGTGCAATTGATCTTGTCTGCACCTCATTTAGGGGTGACGAAGGTTCGAAGCGGTTGGAAGAGGAGTCTCTCGGGGGCAAATCAATGGGCTTCAACGGCAAACAATGCATCCACCCCAACCAGGTGGCCCTTGTTCAGAAGTTGTTTGCCCCCGGCGAAAAGGAGGTGGAATGGGCCGTACGTGTTGCAATCGCAGACGAGAAAGCAAGCAAGGCGGGTCGTGGAGCCTGGACACTCGACGGCATGATGATCGATGCGCCGGTAACGGGGAAGGCTAATGCTATCATTGCGAAAGCCGAGAAGTGCGACCTTGATGTAGCAAGTCTTAGACAGAAGTGGAAGGGCCAGGAACCCGAGTAA
- a CDS encoding Putative RNA recognition motif domain, nucleotide-binding alpha-beta plait domain superfamily — translation MSKLFIGGLAWHTEEGTLRQKFEEFGAVEEAVVVKDRDTGRSRGFGFVRYTQDGDAQKAIAAMNNVEFDGRTIRVDKASDNGPRGGGGGGFRGGGGGFGGGRGGYGGAPPAPYGAAPGGYPVGVPNMYQQQQPAYGRGYPPQQPYGAPPQDGGYAPQAPYGYQQDPSQQPQGGRGY, via the exons ATGTCCAAGCTTTTCATTGG CGGCCTTGCATGGCACACTGAGGAAGGCACCCTCAGACAGAAGTTTGAGGAGTtcggtgccgtcgaggaagct GTCGTTGTGAAGGATCGCGACACTGGCCGTAGCCGTGGATTCGGCTTCGTCCGCTACACCCAGGACGGAGATGCCCAGAAGGCCATTGCCGCCATGAACAACGTCGA GTTTGACGGACGCACTATCCGCGTTGACAAGGCTTCCGACAACGGCCCccgtggtggcggcggtggtggtttccgcggcggcggcggcggcttcggcggcgggcgtggcGGCTACGGCGGCGCCCCCCCTGCGCCCTACGGCGCTGCCCCGGGCGGATACCCGGTCGGCGTCCCCAACATgtaccagcagcagcagcctgcgTACGGCCGTGGTTACCCCCCTCAGCAGCCCTACGGTGCCCCTCCTCAGG ACGGTGGCTACGCTCCGCAGGCTCCGTACGGCTACCAGCAGGACCCGTCTCAGCAGCCTCAGGGCGGCCGAGGCTATTAG
- a CDS encoding Putative glutathione-specific gamma-glutamylcyclotransferase, gamma-glutamyl cyclotransferase codes for MADDNLSTNSGEFWLYGYGSLIWKPPPHFDRRIPGWVTGYVRRFWQDVRLFRLPSKVSIPHPKGRRMLVRLPCQEASNPIISQDHRGTPEAPGRVVTLIERSFWERLTDHHDSAPDRVWGVAYRIKADKVAEVKDYLDIREINGYTIHYAPFFPADGSEPIRTLVYIGTPDNDQFVGPQDPQELATHICKSRGPSGLNIDYLLGLEKALDELSPESGDVHITDLSDRVRTIMAAELEGSGHVVETSQPPPPSAVSNNFQQEHSIREQEETEKTD; via the exons atggccgacgacaacctcTCCACCAACAGCGGCGAGTTCTGGCTGTACGGCTATGG GAGTTTGATATGGAAACCTCCGCCGCACTTCG ATAGGAGAATCCCTGGTTGGGTGACGGGATACGTCCGTCGCTTCTGGCAA GACGTGAGGCTCTTTCGCCTCCCTA GCAAGGTATCCATCCCACACCCAAAGGGCCGCCGCATGCTTGTTCGCTTGCCTTGTCAAGAGGCGTCTAATCCCATCATCAGCCAGGACCACAGAGGCACACCAGAGGCCCCAGGCCGTGTTGTCACTCTCATCGAGCGTTCGTTCTGGGAGCGGTTGACCGACCACCACGACTCAGCTCCTGACCGCGTATGGGGCGTCGCCTACCGTAtcaaggccgacaaggtTGCCGAGGTCAAGGATTACCTCGACATCCGTGAGATCAACGGTTACACCATTCATTACGCCCCTTTCTTTCCGGCTGACGGCTCCGAGCCCATCCGTACTCTTGTGTACATCGGCACTCCGGATAACGACCAGTTCGTCGGCCCCCAGGACCCCCAGGAGCTGGCTACCCACATCTGCAAGAGCCGTGGCCCGAGTGGGCTGAATATCGACtaccttctcggcctcgagaaAGCCCTGGACGAGCTGAGCCCCGAGAGCGGCGACGTCCACATTACCGACCTCTCTGACCGAGTCCGGACCATTATGGCTGCTGAGCTGGAGGGTTCCGGCCATGTTGTTGAAACGTCCCaaccgccaccaccatctgCTGTTAGCAACAACTTCCAACAAGAACACAGTATCagggagcaggaggagaCAGAAAAGACAGACTGA
- a CDS encoding Putative EF-hand domain-containing protein: MAYNRPYNPDELPRFAEPEQKGGVAPKPSQPPASQPRYESKPPPPVPRDDYHRPDPRNDHRRPSPNAMYGVSSPPPTGGPRPTAQHRPPPNSRPPPSPAPDASADGADPTLLPLFRAVDKDGTGQLSERELSTALVNGDWTAFDPQTVRMMIRMFDSDRSGTIGFAEFCGLWSFLASWRTLFDRFDADRSGNISLPEFSNALIAFRYRLSPGFVELLFRTYDKRGEGVMSFDLFVQACISLKRMTDVFKKYDDDRDGYITLSFEDFLTEILKQLK, translated from the exons ATGGCGTACAACAGACCCTACAACCCCGACGAGCTCCCAAG GTTCGCGGAACCCGAGCAG AAGGGCGGCGTTGCCCCGAAGCCTTCACAACCGCCTGCTTCTCAACCTCGTTACGAGAGCAAGCCCCCCCCGCCAGTCCCGCGCGACGATTATCACCGTCCTGATCCCCGGAACGACCACCGCCGGCCGAGCCCCAACGCCATGTACGGCGTCagctctcctcctccgacagGCGGCCCGCGTCCTACTGCCCAACATCGACCCCCACCCAACTCGAGACCGCCCCCGTCTCCTGCCCCTGATGCCTCTGCCGATGGCGCTGACCCGACTCTCCTACCCCTCTTTCGAGCCGTCGATAAGGATG GTACCGGCCAGCTTTCTGAACGCGAACTATCCAccgccctcgtcaacggcgactGGACCGCTTTCGACCCGCAAACGGTGCGCATGATGATCCGCATGTTCGACTCCGACCGCAGCGGCACCATCGGTTTCGCTGAGTTCTGCGGGCTTTGGTCCTTCCTCGCCTCGTGGCGCACCCTCTTTGACCGTTTCGACGCCGACCGCTCCGGCAATATCTCGCTCCCCGAGTTCAGCAACGCACTCATCGCCTTCCGCTACCGCCTGAGCcccggcttcgtcgagctcctctTCCGGACGTACGACAAGCGCGGTGAGGGCGTCATGTCCTTCGACCTCTTCGTTCAGGCTTGCATTTCACTCAAACGCATGACGGACGTGTTCAAGAagtacgacgacgacagggaTGGTTACATCACATTGAGCTTCGAGGACTTCCTGACGGAGATTCTCAAGCAGCTCAAGTAG
- a CDS encoding Putative ribonuclease Z/Hydroxyacylglutathione hydrolase yields the protein MALTVKQLNADASFLLTFEPIVPEPIPGVTTRPFRILMDPWITGPSTIFHSILSTATHKEYPCVCSLQHLPEPDLVIISQHKSDHCNEATLRQLPAAGTRTLILAEPAAAKVIRSWNYFDKDKVHTIPRWEDPHTTGKHSVVRVKVPPFTPGGEPGEVSVAFIPQRRDFKGLHAAVGITYRPPPTWPRFTHLLTPPETPTPQQSRLITPQVAMVPHQKPKNAPAYLSLPTPPETPSSRCLSSVRSAASVVPALDARDRAVSVIFSPHGISYRCLEKYANTHLKAEAALPLTALLHCFDTVSNPWWLGGNISTGMPAGQETAAALGAKAWVSTHDGDKDVKGLVTRMLRTKRYTQKQIAGPSQSGKRRGDKRTGWEKTGDKEKDGKGTEVLVLGVGEEVAMTGEGVWNVEPGAQVLPSAGKVLEDERKPRGRARGRGLTPVNTTAKYGPRT from the coding sequence ATGGCGTTGACTGTGAAGCAGCTCAATGCTGATGCCTCGTTCCTTCTAACCTTTGAACCCATCGTCCCCGAACCAATTCCGGGTGTCACCACAAGGCCGTTCCGGATCCTGATGGATCCATGGATCACAGGACCATCCACCATATTCCATTCTATACTCTCGACCGCAACGCATAAGGAGTACCCGTGCGTTTGCTCTCTACAACACTTGCCAGAACCTGAtctcgtcatcatcagccAGCACAAGAGCGACCACTGCAACGAAGCAACACTCCGACAGTTACCCGCCGCCGGGACAAGGACGCTGATATTGGCGGAACCAGCAGCGGCGAAAGTGATCCGGAGCTGGAATTACTtcgacaaggacaaggtgCATACGATTCCACGATGGGAAGACCCGCATACAACGGGGAAGCACTCCGTGGTCAGGGTGAAGGTGCCCCCGTTCACGCCCGGCGGCGAGCCTGGAGAGGTATCGGTGGCCTTCATCCCGCAACGCAGGGACTTCAAGGGCTTacacgccgccgtcggcatcacgtaccggccgccgccgacatggcCCAGGTTCACCCATCTCCTGACGCCCCCGGAGACGCCAACACCGCAACAGTCCCGTCTTATCACGCCCCAGGTAGCGATGGTGCCACACCAAAAGCCTAAAAACGCGCCCGCGTACCTCAGCCTTCCAACACCCCCCGAGACACCAAGCAGCAGGTGCCTAAGTTCCGTCCGCTCTGCCGCCTCCGTCGTGCCGGCCCTGGATGCCCGCGACAGAGCCGTCTCCGTCATCTTCTCCCCCCACGGTATTTCGTATCGCTGCCTCGAGAAGTACGCCAACACTCATCTCAAGGCTGAAGCGGCGCTGCCTCTGACCGCTCTCTTACACTGCTTCGACACGGTGTCGAACCCGTGGTGGCTTGGTGGAAATATCTCGACCGGTATGCCGGCGGGCCAggagacggcggcagcgctTGGGGCCAAGGCGTGGGTCAGCACCCACGATGGCGACAAGGACGTCAAGGGACTGGTGACGAGGATGCTGAGGACAAAGAGATACACGCAGAAGCAAATTGCCGGCCCGTCTCAGTCTGGCAAGAGGCGCGGCGACAAACGTACTGGTTGGGAGAAGACTGGTGATAAGGAGAAGGATGGAAAGGGAACCGAGgttcttgtccttggggTAGGCGAGGAAGTTGCGATGACAGGCGAGGGTGTATGGAATGTCGAGCCCGGGGCGCAGGTACTACCTTCGGCCGGCAAGGTGCTAGAGGACGAGAGGAAGCCGAGAGGCCGAGCAAGGGGGCGGGGGTTGACGCCGGTTAACACTACAGCCAAGTATGGACCTCGTACATGA
- a CDS encoding Putative telomere length and silencing protein, giving the protein MSSSSDSAPAVDPAASAPILFRANKKRKVGLRQRAASPDDTATSPLEASSVTHSKENEAVVPKTSGAVTVPTADEETESYIPAAFRQRSRKRLNGVGFSARGITTTAGASADDADLLSWTAPSSSSLSRALVPAAASQPDDEPLVTKRFAPQTGTAAATVVNKHMMEYIESHLSNRKSSAAHPTPHPPPSASTASSPPPPIADPDPKNNPIMQGKLMEVDLGDEVRARNQAMTEKAARRLLGEVDGAGADNTDGRKGKKPRLGRDGKPWRPRNRRNSDDIKRDQLVEEILRENRLDVYDVPKPQEPQNEGPGDADDRIAEEFRREFMDAMVQRQQRKKTAAAPARAGARKADEDVLKGPKLGGSRNSRAAMRDLLLKKEKEKEKDSRR; this is encoded by the exons ATGTCATCCTCGAGCGACTCAGCACCAGCTGTCGACCCGGCGGCCTCTGCGCCGATCCTTTTCCGCGCAAACAAGAAGCGTAAAGTAGGCCTCCGCCAACGCGCCGCATCACCCGACGACACCGCCACCTCTCCATTAGAAGCTTCGAGCGTGACACACTCGAAAGAAAATGAGGCCGTCGTGCCGAAGACGTCCGGCGCTGTCACAGTCcccaccgccgacgaagaaacCGAATCCTACATCCCCGCTGCCTTCCGCCAACGGTCCCGCAAGCGCCTCAACGGCGTAGGTTTCTCAGCGCGCGGAATCACTACGACGGCGGGAGCCTCGGCAGATGACGCAGATCTCTTATCGTGGACagcaccatcatcgtcatcattATCGCGCGCGCTGGTccccgccgcggcgtcgcAACCTGACGATGAACCTCTCGTCACGAAGCGTTTCGCGCCACAGACGGGCACGGCCGCGGCTACCGTTGTCAATAAACACAT GATGGAATACATAGAATCCCACCTCTCTAACCGCAAATCCTCCGCTGCGCACCCCACCCCACACCCCCCACCGTCCGCGTCGACagcatcatcaccaccgccgcccatcGCCGATCCGGACCCCAAGAACAACCCCATCATGCAGGGCAAGCTCATGGaggtcgaccttggcgatgAGGTCCGCGCCCGCAACCAGGCTATGACCGAAAaagccgcccgccgccttctcggcgaggtcgacggtgCGGGCGCCGACAACACAGACGGCcggaagggaaagaagccTCGCCTTGGAAGAGACGGCAAACCCTGGCGGCCCCGAAACCGTCGTAATAGCGACGACATCAAGCGGGAccagcttgtcgaggaaaTTCTGCGCGAAAACAGAC TCGACGTTTACGACGTGCCGAAGCCCCAAGAACCCCAGAATGAGGGCCCTGGTGACGCTGACGACCGCATTGCCGAGGAATTCCGACGTGAGTTCATGGACGCCATGgtccagcgccagcagaggaagaagacggctgCGGCTCCGGCCCGTGCGGGAGCCCGcaaggccgacgaagacgtcCTCAAGGGACCGAAGCTGGGTGGCAGTCGCAATTCTAGAGCGGCCATGCGCGACTTGCttctcaagaaggagaaggagaaggagaaggactCGCGAAGGTGA
- a CDS encoding Putative Acylphosphatase-like domain-containing protein: MAKRIYFLAHGGQVQGVGFRYFTQKRATEYGLTGWCRNTDNNKVEGEAQGDEDALKKLLKDIDQGPRSAKVVKLDQEQRDLVNDEKDFLVRR; this comes from the exons ATGGCGAAGAGG ATATACTTTTTGGCCCATGGCGGCCAAGTACAAG GCGTGGGGTTCCG CTACTTTACCCAGAAAAGAGCGACCGAGTATGGACTCACAGGGTGGTGTCGCAACACGGATAACAACAAG gttgagggcgaggcgcaaggtgacgaggacgcgCTGAAGAAGCTTCTCAAAGATATCGATCAGGGGCCGAGGTCGGCCAAGGTCGTCAAACTCGACCAGGAGCAAAGGGATCTCGTCAACGACGAAAAGGACTTTCTGGTCAGACGATGA